One Streptomyces sp. CNQ-509 DNA window includes the following coding sequences:
- a CDS encoding VanW family protein, translating to MLPSPGREAPDSPPAGRYRRPLVAGVAAAAVFGFLYVLGLLVGGDDIPSGTRVLDLDIGGMSRAEAAEKLERNWAELVPDRLPVRMGDETGELGSRAAGVTLDAEATVDDAAQSGSGPFTVIGRLFSGGGGDVEPVIRVDGEKSRAALASLAESYDREVRDGSITFHGGEPTAVQPRAGRSLDVDGALAELQAAAPDREDGPLALPVREVEPAVGAEEVDRAMAGFAAPAMSGPVTLTVRGGGEIEIAPEVLGEHLAMEPDGSDRLTPRLDGRGLFRASEVAAQVEQVSGEAENARLRWDGERVVVATEAAEGREITQEALAKAVLELLPGEGADARTGPVATRVDQPQLTGENAGRLGIKEQMSAFTVEFPPAPYRTQNVGQAAKLIDGSVVMPDDTWSFNDTVGERTEANGFVEGIIILDGKYTRATGGGVSAVATTVFNAAFFAGVDFEEYGAHSFYIERYPEGREATVAWGSLDLTFRNDSGNAIYVEASATEDSVTISFLGTRKYDEIESVKGPRTNVVEAGTRKGDADACEPQTPLEGFDVEVERIFKSGGREVDRESFKTTYTPRDSVTCE from the coding sequence GTGCTCCCTTCCCCGGGTCGCGAGGCGCCCGACAGTCCGCCCGCCGGCCGTTACCGGCGCCCGCTGGTGGCGGGCGTCGCGGCCGCGGCCGTCTTCGGCTTCCTCTACGTCCTCGGCCTGCTCGTCGGCGGTGACGACATACCCTCGGGGACCCGCGTGCTCGACCTCGACATAGGCGGCATGAGCCGGGCGGAGGCGGCGGAGAAGCTGGAGCGGAACTGGGCGGAGCTGGTGCCGGACCGCCTGCCCGTGCGCATGGGCGACGAGACCGGCGAGCTCGGCTCCCGGGCGGCGGGCGTCACGCTGGACGCCGAGGCGACCGTGGACGACGCCGCGCAGTCCGGCTCCGGCCCGTTCACCGTCATAGGCAGGCTCTTCTCCGGGGGCGGGGGTGACGTCGAGCCGGTGATCCGCGTGGACGGGGAGAAGAGCCGCGCGGCGCTCGCCTCCCTCGCCGAGTCGTACGACCGTGAGGTGCGCGACGGCTCGATCACCTTCCACGGCGGCGAGCCCACGGCCGTGCAGCCGCGGGCCGGCAGGTCGCTCGACGTGGACGGGGCACTGGCGGAACTTCAGGCCGCGGCCCCGGACCGTGAGGACGGCCCGCTGGCGCTCCCGGTGCGCGAGGTCGAGCCCGCGGTCGGCGCGGAGGAAGTCGACCGCGCCATGGCCGGGTTCGCCGCTCCGGCCATGTCCGGGCCGGTCACGCTCACCGTCCGGGGCGGCGGTGAGATCGAGATCGCCCCGGAGGTGCTGGGCGAGCATCTCGCGATGGAGCCGGACGGCTCGGACCGGCTGACGCCCCGGCTCGACGGCCGCGGGCTCTTCCGCGCGTCCGAGGTGGCGGCCCAGGTGGAGCAGGTCTCCGGCGAGGCCGAGAACGCCAGGCTGCGCTGGGACGGCGAGCGGGTCGTGGTGGCCACCGAGGCAGCCGAGGGCCGCGAGATCACGCAGGAGGCGCTGGCGAAGGCCGTGCTGGAACTGCTGCCCGGGGAGGGTGCGGACGCCCGTACGGGGCCGGTGGCCACCCGGGTCGACCAGCCGCAGCTCACCGGCGAGAACGCCGGCCGGCTGGGCATCAAGGAGCAGATGTCGGCCTTCACCGTCGAGTTCCCGCCGGCCCCGTACCGCACGCAGAACGTCGGCCAGGCCGCGAAGCTGATCGACGGCTCGGTCGTCATGCCGGACGATACCTGGAGCTTCAACGACACCGTGGGCGAGCGGACGGAGGCCAACGGGTTCGTCGAGGGGATCATCATCCTGGACGGCAAGTACACGCGGGCCACCGGCGGCGGGGTCTCGGCGGTCGCGACCACCGTCTTCAACGCCGCCTTCTTCGCGGGCGTCGACTTCGAGGAGTACGGGGCCCACTCGTTCTACATCGAGCGCTACCCGGAGGGCCGGGAGGCGACCGTGGCCTGGGGCAGCCTCGACCTCACGTTCCGGAACGACTCGGGCAACGCCATCTACGTGGAGGCGAGCGCCACGGAGGACTCCGTGACGATCTCCTTCCTCGGCACCCGGAAGTACGACGAGATCGAGTCGGTCAAGGGCCCGCGGACCAACGTGGTGGAGGCGGGCACCCGCAAGGGCGACGCGGACGCCTGCGAGCCGCAGACCCCGCTGGAGGGCTTCGACGTCGAGGTGGAGCGGATTTTCAAGTCCGGCGGCCGGGAGGTCGACCGGGAGTCGTTCAAGACGACGTACACCCCGCGCGACAGCGTCACCTGCGAGTGA
- a CDS encoding BlaI/MecI/CopY family transcriptional regulator produces the protein MRRLGELEAEIMERLWGWGRPATARDVLADLNKTRPLAYSTVKTVADILHRKGVLRRAKNGRAWVYEPTLTRQEYTAALMQDALGSNPDPAGALMSFVEQMSSADVDALRSALRSAKRRAGP, from the coding sequence GTGCGACGTCTGGGTGAGCTGGAGGCGGAGATCATGGAACGCCTCTGGGGCTGGGGGCGGCCCGCGACGGCGCGCGACGTCCTCGCGGACCTGAACAAGACGCGGCCCCTCGCCTACAGCACGGTCAAGACAGTCGCCGACATCCTGCACCGCAAGGGCGTCCTCCGGCGCGCGAAGAACGGCAGGGCCTGGGTGTACGAGCCGACCCTGACCCGCCAGGAGTACACCGCCGCGCTGATGCAGGACGCGCTCGGCAGCAACCCCGACCCGGCGGGCGCCCTGATGAGCTTCGTGGAGCAGATGTCGTCGGCGGACGTCGACGCGCTGCGCTCCGCCCTGCGGTCGGCGAAGCGGCGGGCCGGTCCGTGA
- a CDS encoding heavy-metal-associated domain-containing protein produces the protein MSEGNSCCSTDGSCGGGATTDAAPQTGTVFTVSGMTCAHCEASVTKEISALPGVTSVKADAATGTVSVQAGAALDDAQVRGAVEEAGYELVGRA, from the coding sequence ATGAGCGAAGGCAACTCCTGCTGCTCCACCGACGGCAGTTGCGGCGGCGGCGCCACCACCGATGCCGCCCCGCAGACCGGCACCGTCTTCACCGTCAGCGGCATGACGTGCGCGCACTGCGAGGCGTCCGTCACCAAGGAGATCTCCGCCCTCCCCGGCGTGACCTCCGTCAAGGCCGACGCCGCCACCGGGACGGTCTCCGTCCAGGCGGGAGCAGCGCTCGACGACGCGCAGGTGCGCGGCGCGGTCGAGGAGGCGGGCTACGAACTGGTGGGCCGGGCCTGA
- a CDS encoding NADH-quinone oxidoreductase subunit N, which yields MDENPLDLLPEVLLAGSAVLGLLLGAWLPRRRQWLVGALGLAACTAGIAAAAVAAGGGPMAAFDGAFAVDTVTSAGRIVILAGTVTVLLLGFAPFRGDARESEFHVLVQLAALGALMLAGAQDLLLLAAAYLLASVPSYTLAGFRRDAPGTEAALKYFVTGALLGVVMLAGITVLYAAGRASAYPALGDALPGAPAVLVTAGTVGLLAGLLFKTGAVPGHFWVPDAVEGSSAPAAALLTTLPKVGALAALHRLAAVPLAGTDVPWDELVAVLAAASMTLGNLAAFFQTDVKRLLAYSTVSQVGYLLLPVAVATRADGAQRALLFYLAGYAVTNLGAFAVVCALPHARTLADYRGLLRAHPGLALSLAVCLLGLLGTPPTAVFLGKLEVLTAAVDGGYLWLAVLAAVNTVASLFYYLRWIRPAFAAAAGSGPRPLVRPAALTAYAAAAVSVALGVAAGPVLDLLGGPLTR from the coding sequence CTGCTGCTCGGCGCCTGGCTGCCGCGGCGGCGGCAGTGGCTGGTCGGCGCGCTGGGCCTGGCGGCCTGTACCGCGGGGATCGCCGCGGCGGCCGTGGCGGCGGGCGGCGGGCCCATGGCCGCCTTCGACGGTGCCTTCGCCGTCGACACCGTGACCTCGGCCGGCCGCATCGTCATCCTCGCCGGCACCGTGACCGTGCTGCTGCTCGGCTTCGCGCCCTTCCGCGGCGACGCGCGCGAGAGCGAGTTCCACGTCCTCGTCCAACTCGCCGCCCTGGGCGCCCTGATGCTCGCCGGCGCCCAGGACCTGCTGCTGCTCGCCGCCGCGTACCTGCTGGCGAGCGTGCCCTCGTACACCCTGGCCGGCTTCCGCAGGGACGCCCCCGGCACCGAGGCGGCGCTGAAGTACTTCGTCACCGGCGCCCTGCTCGGCGTCGTCATGCTCGCGGGCATCACCGTGCTGTACGCGGCCGGCCGCGCCAGCGCGTACCCCGCGCTCGGCGACGCGCTGCCCGGCGCCCCGGCCGTCCTCGTGACCGCCGGCACCGTCGGGCTGCTGGCCGGGCTGCTCTTCAAGACCGGCGCCGTGCCAGGACACTTCTGGGTGCCCGACGCCGTCGAGGGCAGCAGCGCGCCCGCCGCGGCGCTGCTCACCACCCTGCCCAAGGTGGGCGCCCTCGCCGCGCTCCACCGGCTGGCCGCCGTGCCGCTCGCCGGCACCGACGTGCCCTGGGACGAACTGGTCGCGGTGCTCGCCGCCGCGTCCATGACGCTCGGCAACCTCGCCGCGTTCTTCCAGACCGACGTCAAACGGCTGCTCGCCTACTCCACCGTCAGCCAGGTCGGCTACCTGCTCCTGCCCGTCGCCGTGGCCACCCGCGCCGACGGTGCCCAGCGGGCGCTGCTGTTCTACCTCGCCGGCTACGCGGTGACGAACCTCGGCGCCTTCGCCGTCGTCTGCGCGTTGCCGCACGCCCGCACCCTGGCGGACTACCGCGGCCTGTTGCGCGCCCACCCCGGCCTCGCGCTCAGCCTCGCCGTCTGCCTCCTCGGGCTCCTGGGCACCCCGCCCACCGCGGTCTTCCTCGGCAAGCTGGAAGTCCTCACCGCGGCCGTCGACGGCGGTTACCTCTGGCTCGCCGTCCTCGCCGCGGTCAACACCGTGGCGTCCCTCTTCTACTACCTGCGCTGGATCCGCCCGGCGTTCGCCGCCGCCGCAGGGTCCGGACCGCGGCCGCTCGTCAGGCCCGCCGCCCTGACCGCCTACGCCGCGGCCGCCGTCTCCGTCGCCCTCGGCGTCGCCGCAGGGCCGGTCCTGGACCTCCTCGGCGGACCGCTCACCCGCTGA
- a CDS encoding M56 family metallopeptidase, giving the protein MTTVLALVAYAALAGVVAPYALAGARWAYRAPKVAVVVWQGLMAAFVVTTASAGYQLALAEQHMHDGLVGLLSVCGLSRAATGSPAPTTANALLLLPPLVVVLMPTGWLLHCLRRTGRVRRRSLDMLALVGRQDPEYGVTVVDHPAAAVYCLPGRSGRIVVTQGALDVLTDAQLRAVLAHERAHLDGRHHLLHATTRAFRYAFPGLPLAGLGREQTALLLEMIADDRAMSSHPRDVLATAMYEVAAGQAPEAAFGAGGPGALIRLRRMLAPQHKPRRVTGWSLVAASLAAPLLPLLLACAPALG; this is encoded by the coding sequence GTGACCACCGTCCTCGCGCTGGTCGCGTACGCCGCCCTCGCCGGGGTGGTGGCACCGTACGCGCTGGCCGGGGCGCGGTGGGCGTACCGGGCGCCGAAGGTCGCGGTGGTCGTCTGGCAGGGGCTGATGGCGGCGTTCGTCGTCACCACCGCGTCCGCCGGCTACCAACTGGCCCTCGCCGAGCAGCACATGCACGACGGCCTCGTCGGACTGCTCAGCGTCTGCGGCCTCTCCCGGGCCGCCACCGGCAGCCCCGCGCCGACCACGGCAAACGCCCTGCTCCTGCTGCCGCCGCTCGTCGTCGTCCTCATGCCGACCGGCTGGCTGCTGCACTGCCTCCGGCGGACGGGGCGCGTGCGGCGCCGCTCCCTCGACATGCTCGCGCTCGTCGGCCGCCAGGACCCCGAGTACGGGGTGACGGTGGTGGACCACCCCGCCGCGGCCGTCTACTGCCTGCCCGGCAGGTCCGGGCGCATCGTGGTGACACAGGGCGCCCTCGACGTGCTGACCGACGCGCAGTTGCGCGCCGTCCTGGCCCACGAACGCGCCCACCTCGACGGCCGCCACCACCTGCTGCACGCCACCACCCGCGCGTTCCGGTACGCCTTCCCGGGTCTGCCGCTGGCCGGGCTGGGCCGCGAACAGACCGCGCTGTTGCTGGAGATGATCGCGGACGACCGCGCGATGTCGTCGCACCCGCGCGACGTCCTGGCGACCGCGATGTACGAGGTCGCGGCGGGCCAGGCCCCGGAGGCGGCGTTCGGCGCCGGCGGCCCGGGGGCGCTGATCCGGCTGCGCCGGATGCTGGCCCCGCAGCACAAGCCGCGCCGGGTCACCGGCTGGAGCCTGGTCGCCGCCTCCCTCGCCGCACCGTTACTGCCGCTGCTGCTCGCCTGCGCCCCGGCGCTGGGCTGA